Sequence from the Candidatus Thermoplasmatota archaeon genome:
TGAACTCCATGTCACAGGATGATAAAATCATGCAGGTATGCGACGGCCTAAATATGCTTAACGAGGATAACTCAATACCAAGAAACATAAGAAGAGGAGCCGAGGAAATAAAAAACATACTACTAAAAAAAACAGATCCACTAGATGTCAGGGTTGCAACAGCTACACAGAGGCTAGATGAGCTGGCAAACGACCCGAACATACCACTCCATGGCAGAACCCTGATATGGAACATAATGAGCCGTTTAGAAGGCATAGCCTAAAAACCCTTTCCCAATTATTTTTTTTATAAAAAACAGTACTTCGGAAAGTACAATCGTAAATATTTTTAACCTATAACTTCATTGATTTTTTTGGGAAGATGGGATGA
This genomic interval carries:
- a CDS encoding UPF0147 family protein; translated protein: MSQDDKIMQVCDGLNMLNEDNSIPRNIRRGAEEIKNILLKKTDPLDVRVATATQRLDELANDPNIPLHGRTLIWNIMSRLEGIA